From the Osmerus eperlanus chromosome 21, fOsmEpe2.1, whole genome shotgun sequence genome, one window contains:
- the rbb4l gene encoding histone-binding protein RBBP7 isoform X4, with protein sequence MADKEVYDDAVEERVINEEYKIWKKNTPFLYDLVMTHALEWPSLTVQWLPDVNRPEGKDYAVHRLVLGTHTSDEQNHLVIASVQVPNDDAQFDASHYDSEKGEFGGFGSVSGKIEIEIKINHEGEVNRARYMPQNPCIIATKTPTSDVLVFDYTKHPSKPDPSGECSPDLRLRGHQKEGYGLSWNPNLSGNLLSASDDHTICLWDIGAGPKEGKIVDAKTIFTGHTAVVEDVSWHLLHESLFGSVADDQKLMIWDTRSNNTSKPSHAVDAHTAEVNCLSFNPYSEFILATGSADKTVALWDLRNLKLKLHSFESHKDEIFQVQWSPHNETILASSGTDRRLNVWDLSKIGEEQSAEDAEDGPPELLFIHGGHTAKISDFSWNPNEPWVICSVSEDNIMQVWQMAENIYNDEEPDTPASELEGQGS encoded by the exons ATGGCGGATAAAGAAG TGTACGACGATGCGGTGGAGGAACGGGTCATCAACGAGGAGTACAAGATCTGGAAGAAGAATACTCCTTTCCTCTACGACCTGGTCATGACACACGCACTGGAATGGCCCAGTCTCACGGTGCAGTGGCTACCAGACGTCAACCG GCCTGAGGGGAAGGACTATGCGGTCCACAGGCTGGttctgggcacacacacatcggaCGAACAGAACCACTTGGTCATCGCCAGCGTGCAGGTGCCCAACGACGACGCCCAGTTTGACGCCTCCCACTACGACAGCGAGAAAGGAG AGTTTGGAGGCTTCGGCTCGGTGAGCGGGAAGATAGAGATCGAGATCAAGATCAACCACGAGGGCGAGGTGAACCGGGCCCGCTACATGCCCCAGAACCCCTGCATCATCGCCACCAAGACCCCCACCTCGGACGTGCTGGTGTTTGACTACACCAAGCACCCCTCCAAACCTG accccaGTGGAGAGTGCAGCCCAGACCTGAGGCTTCGAGGCCACCAGAAGGAAGGCTACGGCCTCTCCTGGAACCCTAACCTCAGTGGCAACCTGCTCAGCGCCTCTGACGACCAT ACCATCTGTCTGTGGGACATCGGGGCGGGGCCCAAGGAGGGCAAGATCGTGGACGCCAAGACCATCTTCACGGGCCACACGGCTGTGGTGGAGGACGTGTCCTGGCACCTGCTGCACGAGTCCCTGTTTGGCTCGGTGGCCGACGACCAGAAGCTCATGAT TTGGGACACCCGCTCTAACAACACCTCCAAGCCCAGCCACGCAGTGGATGCCCATACCGCAGAGGTCAACTGCCTGTCCTTCAACCCCTACAGCGAGTTCATCCTGGCCACTGGCTCGGCCGACAAG ACCGTGGCTCTGTGGGATCTGAGGAACCTCAAACTGAAGCTCCACTCCTTCGAGTCCCACAAGGACGAGATCTTCCAG GTGCAATGGTCGCCTCACAACGAGACCATTCTGGCCTCCAGTGGTACCGACCGCAGACTCAACGTGTGGGACCTCAG TAAAATCGGAGAGGAGCAATCTGCTGAGGATGCAGAGGACGGACCGCCAGAACTTCTG TTCATCCACGGAGGCCACACGGCCAAGATCTCCGACTTCTCCTGGAAccccaacgagccctgggtcaTCTGCTCCGTCTCCGAGGACAACATCATGCAGGTTTGGCAGATG GCTGAGAACATCTACAACGATGAAGAGCCAGACACCCCTGCTTCAGAGCTGGAGGGACAGGGCTCGtaa
- the rbb4l gene encoding histone-binding protein RBBP7 isoform X2, which yields MADKEVYDDAVEERVINEEYKIWKKNTPFLYDLVMTHALEWPSLTVQWLPDVNRPEGKDYAVHRLVLGTHTSDEQNHLVIASVQVPNDDAQFDASHYDSEKGAEFGGFGSVSGKIEIEIKINHEGEVNRARYMPQNPCIIATKTPTSDVLVFDYTKHPSKPDPSGECSPDLRLRGHQKEGYGLSWNPNLSGNLLSASDDHTICLWDIGAGPKEGKIVDAKTIFTGHTAVVEDVSWHLLHESLFGSVADDQKLMIWDTRSNNTSKPSHAVDAHTAEVNCLSFNPYSEFILATGSADKTVALWDLRNLKLKLHSFESHKDEIFQVQWSPHNETILASSGTDRRLNVWDLSKIGEEQSAEDAEDGPPELLFIHGGHTAKISDFSWNPNEPWVICSVSEDNIMQVWQMAENIYNDEEPDTPASELEGQGS from the exons ATGGCGGATAAAGAAG TGTACGACGATGCGGTGGAGGAACGGGTCATCAACGAGGAGTACAAGATCTGGAAGAAGAATACTCCTTTCCTCTACGACCTGGTCATGACACACGCACTGGAATGGCCCAGTCTCACGGTGCAGTGGCTACCAGACGTCAACCG GCCTGAGGGGAAGGACTATGCGGTCCACAGGCTGGttctgggcacacacacatcggaCGAACAGAACCACTTGGTCATCGCCAGCGTGCAGGTGCCCAACGACGACGCCCAGTTTGACGCCTCCCACTACGACAGCGAGAAAGGAG CAGAGTTTGGAGGCTTCGGCTCGGTGAGCGGGAAGATAGAGATCGAGATCAAGATCAACCACGAGGGCGAGGTGAACCGGGCCCGCTACATGCCCCAGAACCCCTGCATCATCGCCACCAAGACCCCCACCTCGGACGTGCTGGTGTTTGACTACACCAAGCACCCCTCCAAACCTG accccaGTGGAGAGTGCAGCCCAGACCTGAGGCTTCGAGGCCACCAGAAGGAAGGCTACGGCCTCTCCTGGAACCCTAACCTCAGTGGCAACCTGCTCAGCGCCTCTGACGACCAT ACCATCTGTCTGTGGGACATCGGGGCGGGGCCCAAGGAGGGCAAGATCGTGGACGCCAAGACCATCTTCACGGGCCACACGGCTGTGGTGGAGGACGTGTCCTGGCACCTGCTGCACGAGTCCCTGTTTGGCTCGGTGGCCGACGACCAGAAGCTCATGAT TTGGGACACCCGCTCTAACAACACCTCCAAGCCCAGCCACGCAGTGGATGCCCATACCGCAGAGGTCAACTGCCTGTCCTTCAACCCCTACAGCGAGTTCATCCTGGCCACTGGCTCGGCCGACAAG ACCGTGGCTCTGTGGGATCTGAGGAACCTCAAACTGAAGCTCCACTCCTTCGAGTCCCACAAGGACGAGATCTTCCAG GTGCAATGGTCGCCTCACAACGAGACCATTCTGGCCTCCAGTGGTACCGACCGCAGACTCAACGTGTGGGACCTCAG TAAAATCGGAGAGGAGCAATCTGCTGAGGATGCAGAGGACGGACCGCCAGAACTTCTG TTCATCCACGGAGGCCACACGGCCAAGATCTCCGACTTCTCCTGGAAccccaacgagccctgggtcaTCTGCTCCGTCTCCGAGGACAACATCATGCAGGTTTGGCAGATG GCTGAGAACATCTACAACGATGAAGAGCCAGACACCCCTGCTTCAGAGCTGGAGGGACAGGGCTCGtaa
- the rbb4l gene encoding histone-binding protein RBBP7 isoform X1, protein MADKEVYDDAVEERVINEEYKIWKKNTPFLYDLVMTHALEWPSLTVQWLPDVNRPEGKDYAVHRLVLGTHTSDEQNHLVIASVQVPNDDAQFDASHYDSEKGAEFGGFGSVSGKIEIEIKINHEGEVNRARYMPQNPCIIATKTPTSDVLVFDYTKHPSKPDPSGECSPDLRLRGHQKEGYGLSWNPNLSGNLLSASDDHTICLWDIGAGPKEGKIVDAKTIFTGHTAVVEDVSWHLLHESLFGSVADDQKLMIWDTRSNNTSKPSHAVDAHTAEVNCLSFNPYSEFILATGSADKTVALWDLRNLKLKLHSFESHKDEIFQQVQWSPHNETILASSGTDRRLNVWDLSKIGEEQSAEDAEDGPPELLFIHGGHTAKISDFSWNPNEPWVICSVSEDNIMQVWQMAENIYNDEEPDTPASELEGQGS, encoded by the exons ATGGCGGATAAAGAAG TGTACGACGATGCGGTGGAGGAACGGGTCATCAACGAGGAGTACAAGATCTGGAAGAAGAATACTCCTTTCCTCTACGACCTGGTCATGACACACGCACTGGAATGGCCCAGTCTCACGGTGCAGTGGCTACCAGACGTCAACCG GCCTGAGGGGAAGGACTATGCGGTCCACAGGCTGGttctgggcacacacacatcggaCGAACAGAACCACTTGGTCATCGCCAGCGTGCAGGTGCCCAACGACGACGCCCAGTTTGACGCCTCCCACTACGACAGCGAGAAAGGAG CAGAGTTTGGAGGCTTCGGCTCGGTGAGCGGGAAGATAGAGATCGAGATCAAGATCAACCACGAGGGCGAGGTGAACCGGGCCCGCTACATGCCCCAGAACCCCTGCATCATCGCCACCAAGACCCCCACCTCGGACGTGCTGGTGTTTGACTACACCAAGCACCCCTCCAAACCTG accccaGTGGAGAGTGCAGCCCAGACCTGAGGCTTCGAGGCCACCAGAAGGAAGGCTACGGCCTCTCCTGGAACCCTAACCTCAGTGGCAACCTGCTCAGCGCCTCTGACGACCAT ACCATCTGTCTGTGGGACATCGGGGCGGGGCCCAAGGAGGGCAAGATCGTGGACGCCAAGACCATCTTCACGGGCCACACGGCTGTGGTGGAGGACGTGTCCTGGCACCTGCTGCACGAGTCCCTGTTTGGCTCGGTGGCCGACGACCAGAAGCTCATGAT TTGGGACACCCGCTCTAACAACACCTCCAAGCCCAGCCACGCAGTGGATGCCCATACCGCAGAGGTCAACTGCCTGTCCTTCAACCCCTACAGCGAGTTCATCCTGGCCACTGGCTCGGCCGACAAG ACCGTGGCTCTGTGGGATCTGAGGAACCTCAAACTGAAGCTCCACTCCTTCGAGTCCCACAAGGACGAGATCTTCCAG CAGGTGCAATGGTCGCCTCACAACGAGACCATTCTGGCCTCCAGTGGTACCGACCGCAGACTCAACGTGTGGGACCTCAG TAAAATCGGAGAGGAGCAATCTGCTGAGGATGCAGAGGACGGACCGCCAGAACTTCTG TTCATCCACGGAGGCCACACGGCCAAGATCTCCGACTTCTCCTGGAAccccaacgagccctgggtcaTCTGCTCCGTCTCCGAGGACAACATCATGCAGGTTTGGCAGATG GCTGAGAACATCTACAACGATGAAGAGCCAGACACCCCTGCTTCAGAGCTGGAGGGACAGGGCTCGtaa
- the rbb4l gene encoding histone-binding protein RBBP7 isoform X3: MADKEVYDDAVEERVINEEYKIWKKNTPFLYDLVMTHALEWPSLTVQWLPDVNRPEGKDYAVHRLVLGTHTSDEQNHLVIASVQVPNDDAQFDASHYDSEKGEFGGFGSVSGKIEIEIKINHEGEVNRARYMPQNPCIIATKTPTSDVLVFDYTKHPSKPDPSGECSPDLRLRGHQKEGYGLSWNPNLSGNLLSASDDHTICLWDIGAGPKEGKIVDAKTIFTGHTAVVEDVSWHLLHESLFGSVADDQKLMIWDTRSNNTSKPSHAVDAHTAEVNCLSFNPYSEFILATGSADKTVALWDLRNLKLKLHSFESHKDEIFQQVQWSPHNETILASSGTDRRLNVWDLSKIGEEQSAEDAEDGPPELLFIHGGHTAKISDFSWNPNEPWVICSVSEDNIMQVWQMAENIYNDEEPDTPASELEGQGS; encoded by the exons ATGGCGGATAAAGAAG TGTACGACGATGCGGTGGAGGAACGGGTCATCAACGAGGAGTACAAGATCTGGAAGAAGAATACTCCTTTCCTCTACGACCTGGTCATGACACACGCACTGGAATGGCCCAGTCTCACGGTGCAGTGGCTACCAGACGTCAACCG GCCTGAGGGGAAGGACTATGCGGTCCACAGGCTGGttctgggcacacacacatcggaCGAACAGAACCACTTGGTCATCGCCAGCGTGCAGGTGCCCAACGACGACGCCCAGTTTGACGCCTCCCACTACGACAGCGAGAAAGGAG AGTTTGGAGGCTTCGGCTCGGTGAGCGGGAAGATAGAGATCGAGATCAAGATCAACCACGAGGGCGAGGTGAACCGGGCCCGCTACATGCCCCAGAACCCCTGCATCATCGCCACCAAGACCCCCACCTCGGACGTGCTGGTGTTTGACTACACCAAGCACCCCTCCAAACCTG accccaGTGGAGAGTGCAGCCCAGACCTGAGGCTTCGAGGCCACCAGAAGGAAGGCTACGGCCTCTCCTGGAACCCTAACCTCAGTGGCAACCTGCTCAGCGCCTCTGACGACCAT ACCATCTGTCTGTGGGACATCGGGGCGGGGCCCAAGGAGGGCAAGATCGTGGACGCCAAGACCATCTTCACGGGCCACACGGCTGTGGTGGAGGACGTGTCCTGGCACCTGCTGCACGAGTCCCTGTTTGGCTCGGTGGCCGACGACCAGAAGCTCATGAT TTGGGACACCCGCTCTAACAACACCTCCAAGCCCAGCCACGCAGTGGATGCCCATACCGCAGAGGTCAACTGCCTGTCCTTCAACCCCTACAGCGAGTTCATCCTGGCCACTGGCTCGGCCGACAAG ACCGTGGCTCTGTGGGATCTGAGGAACCTCAAACTGAAGCTCCACTCCTTCGAGTCCCACAAGGACGAGATCTTCCAG CAGGTGCAATGGTCGCCTCACAACGAGACCATTCTGGCCTCCAGTGGTACCGACCGCAGACTCAACGTGTGGGACCTCAG TAAAATCGGAGAGGAGCAATCTGCTGAGGATGCAGAGGACGGACCGCCAGAACTTCTG TTCATCCACGGAGGCCACACGGCCAAGATCTCCGACTTCTCCTGGAAccccaacgagccctgggtcaTCTGCTCCGTCTCCGAGGACAACATCATGCAGGTTTGGCAGATG GCTGAGAACATCTACAACGATGAAGAGCCAGACACCCCTGCTTCAGAGCTGGAGGGACAGGGCTCGtaa